The following are encoded together in the Citrus sinensis cultivar Valencia sweet orange chromosome 1, DVS_A1.0, whole genome shotgun sequence genome:
- the LOC127903710 gene encoding putative ubiquitin-like-specific protease 1B — protein sequence MDGQEDLMSKPFTDVDMIFIPVNLGGDHWVLARADLRARRMRIYDSLVTFREDKTYLRKFKPLQVVFPQWLQDVGFYNIRSELQSADPWKVRIVKDVPQQSPGSGDCGVFMLMFTMYLMFGLKLDFDSSHGHYFRKKIAVDIFTGDIAL from the exons ATGGATGGGCAGGAAGATCTCATGTCCAAACCGTTTACGGATGTCGATATG aTATTCATCCCTGTGAATTTGGGCGGCGATCATTGGGTACTAGCTCGAGCGGACCTTCGCGCGAGGAGGATGCGGATTTACGACTCGTTGGTTACCTTTCGCGAGGACAAAACATATTTGCGTAAATTCAAACCTCTTCAGGTCGTCTTCCCTCAATGGCTTCAAGATGTTGGATTCTACAACATTCGATCTGAGCTGCAGAGTGCCGACCCTTGGAAAGTAAGAATCGTTAAGGATGTGCCCCAACAATCACCTGGAAGTGGTGATTGCGGTGTATTTATGTTGATGTTTACAATGTATTTGATGTTCGGGCTAAAACTTGATTTTGATAGTAGCCACGGGCATTACTTCAGGAAGAAAATTGCTGTAGATATATTCACAGGCGATATTGCCTTGTAA